In Kitasatospora gansuensis, a genomic segment contains:
- the pflB gene encoding formate C-acetyltransferase: protein MSTQHIEKTAAGAWEGFKGGLWRDSVDVRDFIQQNYTPYLGDSSFLAGPTERTTAVWKKITDRFPEERAKGVYDVAHDIPSTITAHAPGWIDRDRDLIVGLQTDAPLKRAIMPYGGWRMVAGALETYGYPVSAELEKVFTEYRKTHNAGVFDAYTPQIRAARKAGIVTGLPDAYGRGRIIGDYRRVALYGVDRLIEAKLAEKSELDRLPSDPALLEETIREREELAEQVRALGELKQMAAAYGYDISGPAGTGREAIQWLYFAYLAAVKEQNGAAMSLGRTSTFVDVYLQRDLDSGLLTEEQAQELVDDFIIKLRIVRFLRTPEYDELFSGDPTWVTESIGGIGEDGRPLVTRSSFRYLQTLYNLGPAPEPNMTVFWSPGLPQGFKEFCAQVSIDTSSVQYESDELMRPRFGDDTAIACCVSAMTVGKQMQFFGARVNLAKTLLYAVNGGRDEKSGAQVGPESGPITSEVLDFDEVMARFDQQMDWLAATYVHALNVIHFMHDKYAYERIEMALHDRAVRRTMACGIAGLSVAADSLSAIKYARVSPVRDETGLVTDYLIEGEYPAYGNNDDRADELAVWLVEEFMKKVRKHPTYRNAEHTQSVLTITSNVVYGKKTGNTPDGRRAGEPFSPGANPMNGRDSHGYVASALSVAKLPYQDAEDGISLTNTVTPDALGRTPEERIRNLAGVLDGYMASNGFHMNVNVLNRDTLLDAMEHPENYPQLTIRVSGYAVNFVRLTREQQLDVLNRTFHGAL from the coding sequence ATGAGCACCCAGCACATCGAGAAGACGGCCGCCGGAGCCTGGGAGGGCTTCAAGGGCGGGCTGTGGCGGGACAGCGTCGACGTCCGGGACTTCATCCAGCAGAACTACACCCCGTACCTGGGTGACAGCTCCTTCCTGGCCGGCCCGACCGAGCGCACCACCGCGGTCTGGAAGAAGATCACCGACCGGTTCCCCGAGGAGCGCGCCAAGGGCGTGTACGACGTCGCGCACGACATCCCCTCCACCATCACCGCGCACGCGCCGGGCTGGATCGACCGGGACCGGGACCTGATCGTCGGCCTGCAGACCGACGCCCCGCTGAAGCGGGCGATCATGCCCTACGGCGGCTGGCGGATGGTGGCCGGTGCGCTGGAGACGTACGGCTACCCGGTCTCCGCCGAGCTGGAGAAGGTCTTCACCGAGTACCGCAAGACCCACAACGCGGGCGTCTTCGACGCCTACACCCCCCAGATCCGGGCCGCCCGCAAGGCCGGCATCGTCACCGGCCTGCCGGACGCCTACGGGCGTGGCCGGATCATCGGTGACTACCGCCGGGTCGCGCTGTACGGCGTGGACCGGCTGATCGAGGCCAAGCTGGCCGAGAAGTCCGAGCTGGACCGGCTGCCGAGCGACCCGGCGCTGCTCGAGGAGACCATCCGCGAGCGCGAGGAACTCGCCGAGCAGGTACGGGCGTTGGGCGAGCTCAAGCAGATGGCAGCCGCCTACGGATACGACATCTCGGGACCGGCGGGCACCGGCCGCGAGGCGATCCAGTGGCTGTACTTCGCCTACCTGGCGGCCGTGAAGGAGCAGAACGGCGCGGCGATGTCGCTCGGGCGGACCTCCACCTTCGTCGACGTCTACCTCCAACGGGACCTCGACAGTGGGCTGTTGACCGAGGAGCAGGCCCAGGAGCTGGTGGACGACTTCATCATCAAGCTGCGGATCGTCCGCTTCCTGCGCACCCCCGAGTACGACGAGCTGTTCTCCGGCGACCCGACCTGGGTGACCGAGTCGATCGGCGGCATCGGCGAGGACGGCCGCCCGCTGGTGACCCGCAGCTCGTTCCGCTACCTGCAGACCCTGTACAACCTCGGCCCGGCCCCCGAGCCGAACATGACGGTCTTCTGGTCGCCCGGGCTGCCGCAGGGCTTCAAGGAGTTCTGCGCCCAGGTGTCCATCGACACCTCCAGCGTGCAGTACGAGTCGGACGAGCTGATGCGCCCGCGGTTCGGTGACGACACCGCGATCGCCTGCTGCGTCTCGGCGATGACGGTCGGCAAGCAGATGCAGTTCTTCGGCGCCCGGGTGAACCTCGCCAAGACCTTGCTCTACGCGGTCAACGGCGGCCGGGACGAGAAGTCCGGCGCCCAGGTCGGCCCGGAGTCCGGCCCGATCACCTCCGAGGTCCTGGACTTCGACGAGGTGATGGCCCGCTTCGACCAGCAGATGGACTGGCTGGCCGCCACCTACGTGCACGCGCTGAACGTCATCCACTTCATGCACGACAAGTACGCCTACGAGCGGATCGAGATGGCGCTGCACGACCGCGCCGTCCGCCGCACCATGGCCTGCGGCATCGCCGGTCTGTCGGTCGCCGCCGACTCGCTCTCCGCCATCAAGTACGCCAGGGTCAGCCCGGTCCGGGACGAGACCGGCCTGGTCACCGACTACCTGATCGAGGGCGAGTACCCGGCGTACGGCAACAACGACGACCGGGCCGACGAGCTCGCGGTGTGGCTGGTCGAGGAGTTCATGAAGAAGGTGCGCAAGCACCCGACCTACCGGAACGCCGAGCACACCCAGTCGGTGCTGACCATCACCTCGAACGTGGTCTACGGCAAGAAGACCGGCAACACCCCCGACGGCCGCCGGGCCGGCGAACCGTTCTCCCCCGGCGCCAACCCGATGAACGGCCGGGACAGCCACGGCTACGTGGCCAGCGCCCTGTCGGTCGCCAAACTGCCGTACCAGGACGCCGAGGACGGCATCTCGCTGACCAACACCGTCACGCCGGACGCGCTCGGCCGGACCCCGGAGGAGCGGATTCGCAATCTGGCCGGGGTGCTGGACGGCTACATGGCCTCCAATGGCTTCCACATGAACGTCAACGTGCTGAACCGCGACACCCTGCTGGACGCCATGGAACACCCGGAGAACTACCCGCAGTTGACGATCCGGGTGAGCGGTTACGCGGTCAACTTCGTCCGGCTGACCCGCGAGCAGCAGCTCGACGTGCTCAACCGCACCTTCCACGGCGCGCTGTAG
- the adhE gene encoding bifunctional acetaldehyde-CoA/alcohol dehydrogenase has protein sequence MARQQAAATGTPAPSDAATAVDILVGNGRKALQEYAGFTQEKVDHIVKKASLAALAAHTRLAVLAVEETGRGVFEDKAVKNIFACEHVTHSMADMKTVGVIRRDDIDGIVEIAEPVGVVAGVTPVTNPTSTTIFKALIALKTRNPIVFGFHPAAQRCSAEAARIVRDAAVAAGAPAHCVQWIETPSTEATGALMNHPGVATILATGGNAMVKAAYSCGKPALGVGAGNVPAYIEKSANLKRAVNDVVVSKSFDHGMICASEQAVILDQEIYGPALGEFRRLKAYLADKAEKALLEQYIFGVGEDRNCAGAKLNAAVVGQSPVAIAEAAGFEVPADTSIILAEVDFVGPDEPLTREKLCPVLAVLKADTRKQGLKLATEMVEFHGLGHSAAVHTEDAAFAEEFGHAVKACRIIWNAPSSQGGIGDVYNAFMPSLTLGCGSYGANSVSGNVTALNLVNIKRIGRRNTNMQWFKIPPKVFFERNSVKYLADMRGAHRVVIVTDRTMVEIGHLERVRSILNRRSEPVEIRVLDFVEPNPSIDTVEKGAELMRGFQPDTIVALGGGSPMDAAKVMWLMYEHPETVFADLKEKFFDIRKRAFTFPDLGEKAKLVCIPTTSGTGSEVTPFAVITDSETGQKYPLADYALTPSVAICDPALTTDLPKAVTADSGFDALTHCIETYVSVYANDFTDGLALQGIRLIFENLEEAVVNGPDNPVAREKMHNAGTIAGMAFGSAFLGVVHAMAHTLGATFHVAHGRTNAILLPHVIRYNGAAPSKVTSWPKYQSYVAPERFQQIARMLGLAAETPEQGVESLAVAVERLRDKVGIPQSFKNAGVDETAFLDALPQQAMYAYEDQCAPANPRMPMLADMQQLMRQAYYGDHI, from the coding sequence ATGGCCCGCCAGCAAGCCGCAGCAACCGGGACCCCGGCCCCGTCCGACGCCGCGACAGCGGTGGACATCCTGGTCGGCAACGGCCGGAAGGCCCTGCAGGAGTACGCCGGGTTCACCCAGGAGAAGGTCGACCACATCGTCAAGAAGGCCTCGCTGGCCGCACTGGCGGCGCACACCCGGCTGGCGGTGCTGGCGGTGGAGGAGACCGGGCGGGGGGTGTTCGAGGACAAGGCCGTCAAGAACATCTTCGCCTGTGAGCACGTCACCCACTCGATGGCCGACATGAAGACGGTCGGGGTGATCCGCCGGGACGACATCGACGGCATCGTGGAGATCGCCGAGCCGGTCGGCGTGGTCGCGGGCGTCACCCCGGTGACCAACCCGACCTCCACCACCATCTTCAAGGCGCTGATCGCGCTGAAGACGCGCAACCCGATCGTCTTCGGCTTCCACCCGGCCGCGCAGCGCTGCTCGGCCGAGGCGGCCCGGATCGTCCGGGACGCGGCGGTCGCGGCCGGCGCCCCGGCGCACTGCGTGCAGTGGATCGAGACGCCCTCGACGGAGGCCACCGGGGCGCTGATGAACCACCCGGGCGTGGCCACCATCCTGGCCACCGGCGGGAACGCGATGGTCAAGGCGGCGTACAGCTGCGGCAAGCCGGCCCTTGGGGTCGGGGCGGGCAACGTGCCCGCGTACATCGAGAAGAGCGCGAACCTCAAGCGCGCGGTCAACGACGTGGTGGTGTCCAAGTCCTTCGACCACGGCATGATCTGCGCCTCCGAGCAGGCGGTGATCCTGGATCAGGAGATCTACGGTCCGGCGCTCGGCGAGTTCCGCAGGCTCAAGGCGTACCTGGCCGACAAGGCCGAGAAGGCGCTGCTCGAGCAGTACATCTTCGGGGTCGGCGAGGACCGCAACTGCGCGGGCGCCAAGCTGAACGCGGCCGTGGTCGGGCAGTCCCCGGTGGCGATCGCCGAGGCGGCCGGCTTCGAGGTCCCGGCGGACACCTCGATCATCCTGGCCGAGGTCGACTTCGTCGGCCCCGACGAGCCGCTGACCCGGGAGAAGCTCTGCCCGGTGCTCGCGGTGCTGAAGGCGGACACCCGCAAGCAGGGTCTCAAGCTGGCCACCGAGATGGTGGAGTTCCACGGCCTGGGCCACTCGGCCGCCGTGCACACCGAGGACGCGGCCTTCGCCGAGGAGTTCGGCCACGCGGTGAAGGCCTGCCGGATCATCTGGAACGCGCCCAGCTCGCAGGGCGGCATCGGCGACGTCTACAACGCCTTCATGCCCTCGCTGACGCTGGGCTGCGGCAGTTACGGCGCCAACTCGGTCTCCGGCAACGTGACCGCGCTGAACCTGGTCAACATCAAGCGGATCGGGCGGCGCAACACCAACATGCAGTGGTTCAAGATCCCGCCGAAGGTCTTCTTCGAGCGCAACTCCGTCAAGTACCTGGCCGACATGCGCGGTGCCCACCGGGTGGTGATCGTCACCGACCGGACGATGGTGGAGATCGGGCACCTGGAGCGGGTCAGGTCGATCCTGAACCGGCGCAGCGAGCCGGTCGAGATCCGGGTGCTCGACTTCGTCGAGCCGAATCCGAGCATCGACACGGTGGAGAAGGGTGCCGAGCTGATGCGCGGCTTCCAGCCGGACACCATCGTCGCGCTCGGCGGCGGCTCCCCGATGGACGCGGCCAAGGTGATGTGGCTGATGTACGAGCACCCGGAGACGGTGTTCGCGGACCTGAAGGAGAAGTTCTTCGACATCCGCAAGCGCGCCTTCACCTTCCCCGACCTGGGCGAGAAGGCCAAGCTGGTCTGCATCCCGACCACTTCGGGCACCGGCTCGGAGGTCACCCCGTTCGCGGTGATCACCGACTCGGAGACCGGCCAGAAATACCCGCTGGCGGACTACGCGCTCACCCCGAGCGTGGCGATCTGCGACCCGGCGCTGACCACCGACCTGCCGAAGGCCGTCACCGCCGACTCCGGCTTCGACGCGCTGACGCACTGCATCGAGACCTATGTCTCGGTCTACGCCAACGACTTCACCGACGGCCTCGCCCTGCAGGGCATCCGGCTGATCTTCGAGAACCTCGAGGAGGCCGTCGTCAACGGGCCGGACAACCCGGTGGCCCGGGAGAAGATGCACAACGCCGGGACGATCGCCGGCATGGCCTTCGGCTCCGCTTTCCTCGGCGTGGTGCACGCGATGGCGCACACCCTGGGCGCCACCTTCCACGTCGCGCACGGCCGGACCAACGCGATCCTGCTGCCGCACGTGATCCGCTACAACGGCGCGGCCCCGTCCAAGGTGACCAGCTGGCCCAAGTACCAGAGCTACGTGGCACCGGAGCGCTTCCAGCAGATCGCCAGGATGCTCGGCCTGGCCGCCGAGACCCCCGAGCAGGGCGTCGAGTCGCTGGCCGTGGCGGTCGAGCGGCTGCGCGACAAGGTGGGCATCCCGCAGTCCTTCAAGAACGCGGGCGTGGACGAGACCGCCTTCCTGGACGCCCTGCCGCAGCAGGCGATGTACGCCTACGAGGACCAGTGCGCCCCGGCCAACCCCCGGATGCCGATGCTGGCCGACATGCAGCAGCTGATGCGGCAGGCGTACTACGGGGACCACATCTGA
- a CDS encoding phosphoribosyl-dephospho-CoA transferase MdcG domain-containing protein, with the protein MTTAAPRRRSRSHEQDEHPGRPRRMVGPVPAMDGRTPTAHDLLLLHCPSSLRQTVSGGEPLQNWARAVLRGNPWVTVRRAPVLAGFAPDRIRCTRDPSAAPESWLPVSLRGPRLDQRAEGYAPRSAVAVTLKPEQLPVRLAQLDTSRLAVPALAALPEAAAAVESYNLTWGPIGAVGCELATGVPVTAPDSPLRLLLRSPLPFSRRDALLLRRRLRKLPVRFEAELETRHGAVSLAEYSTSPQSLTLHTPDGPRIVGDPWFPRTA; encoded by the coding sequence ATGACCACCGCAGCACCCCGCCGCCGCAGCCGGTCCCACGAGCAGGACGAACACCCCGGCCGCCCCCGGCGGATGGTCGGCCCGGTCCCCGCGATGGACGGCCGGACGCCGACCGCGCACGACCTGCTCCTGCTGCACTGCCCCAGCTCCCTGCGGCAGACCGTCTCCGGCGGCGAACCACTCCAGAACTGGGCCCGGGCGGTGCTCCGCGGCAACCCCTGGGTGACCGTCCGGCGCGCCCCCGTCCTGGCCGGCTTCGCCCCCGACCGGATCCGCTGCACCCGGGACCCGTCGGCCGCCCCCGAATCCTGGCTCCCGGTCTCCCTGCGCGGCCCCCGCCTCGACCAGCGGGCCGAAGGCTACGCCCCACGCTCCGCCGTCGCGGTCACCCTCAAGCCCGAGCAACTCCCGGTCCGCCTCGCCCAGTTGGACACCTCCCGGCTGGCGGTCCCCGCCCTGGCCGCCCTGCCGGAGGCCGCCGCGGCGGTCGAGAGCTACAACCTGACCTGGGGCCCGATCGGCGCCGTCGGCTGCGAGCTCGCCACCGGCGTCCCGGTCACCGCCCCCGACAGCCCGCTCCGACTGCTGCTCCGCAGCCCGCTGCCGTTCAGCCGCCGCGACGCACTGCTGCTGCGCCGCAGGCTCCGCAAACTCCCGGTCCGGTTCGAAGCCGAACTGGAGACCCGCCACGGCGCCGTCTCCCTCGCCGAGTACTCCACCTCCCCCCAGTCCCTCACCCTCCACACCCCGGACGGCCCCCGCATCGTCGGCGACCCATGGTTCCCGCGCACCGCCTGA
- a CDS encoding DUF3800 domain-containing protein, with the protein MTITPQPSSVYFVDDSGDSRKLAVLGWVEVDLDSSPSGLDTVLSGWQTFRAELQADPYLNILPSDGLHAVDLAAGRGRPVYGVVRPLGSSAKQPYRDVIRRALVAIDSLVGVRVGSAYRVGEPGDSFGRTKQDLYEALVQHLNDRHAAAGTYASVVFDGNGTESGLRGAHRRLRGPRHIIGGPHLIPARDHDLLQMADLVAYVAFQELTRDERRRFLWDLLTGLIREAEGPLRL; encoded by the coding sequence GTGACCATCACACCGCAGCCGTCCAGCGTCTACTTCGTGGATGACAGCGGCGACTCGCGCAAACTGGCCGTCCTGGGCTGGGTCGAGGTCGACTTAGACAGTTCCCCGAGCGGTCTCGATACCGTTCTCAGCGGCTGGCAGACGTTCCGTGCGGAACTCCAGGCCGACCCCTATCTCAATATCCTCCCGAGCGATGGCCTGCACGCGGTCGACCTCGCGGCGGGACGCGGTCGCCCGGTCTACGGGGTCGTGCGACCTCTTGGTAGCTCTGCGAAGCAGCCGTATCGCGACGTAATCCGCCGGGCGCTGGTCGCTATCGACTCGCTGGTCGGCGTCCGCGTCGGCAGCGCGTATCGGGTTGGCGAGCCGGGAGATTCGTTCGGACGGACCAAACAGGATCTTTACGAAGCGCTGGTGCAGCACCTCAACGACCGGCACGCGGCCGCGGGCACCTATGCGTCGGTCGTCTTCGACGGCAACGGAACCGAGTCCGGTCTGCGTGGCGCGCACCGCCGCCTGCGCGGTCCCCGCCACATCATCGGCGGGCCGCACCTGATCCCGGCCCGCGACCATGATCTGCTCCAGATGGCGGACCTGGTTGCCTACGTCGCGTTCCAGGAGCTGACCCGCGACGAGCGCCGCCGGTTCCTGTGGGACCTGCTCACGGGCCTCATTCGGGAGGCTGAGGGACCGCTCCGACTTTGA
- a CDS encoding dipeptide ABC transporter ATP-binding protein → MTTPLLEVADLAVDFGSQPAVRGVDLALRRGETLGIVGESGSGKSVTALAVLGLLPGTARVRGSVKLEGRELVGLPGRELAGLRGRKVAMVFQDPLSAFTPVYRIGDQIVEAIRIHQRLDKEAARKRAAELLDLVGIPDPSRALDAYPHEFSGGMRQRAMIAMAIANDPDILLADEPTTALDVTIQAQVLDVLRTAQRETGAALVLVSHDLGVIAGMADRVAVMYAGRVVETAPVDELFAHPRHPYTLGLIGAVPRLDADGGPLVPIPGQPPALGSVGPGCPFADRCPLVQDRCRQAEPELTGTGDHLAACVRADELAERRPRPEEVYPVPPLPAADPTPRAEREPVLRVTGLTKTFPVLKGTVFKRRVGSVYAVDGVELDIRRGETLGLVGESGSGKSTTLFELLNLGKPEGGRIELLGQDTAKLDRAGAHRLRGEVQIVFQDPMASLDPRLPIGDVIAEPLLAQGAARELINRRVPELLRQVGLDPAYAARYPHQFSGGQRQRISIARALAVQPRLLVLDEPVSALDVSVQAGVLNLLQQLKADLGLAYLFVSHDLSVIRHLCDRISVMYLGRTVEAGAAAEVFAHPRHPYTQALLSAVPLPDPAAERARTRVLLPGDPPSPTERRTGCAFRTRCPLYATLDAGRQGHCESTTPVLESGVACHHG, encoded by the coding sequence GTGACCACCCCGCTGCTCGAAGTGGCAGACCTGGCCGTGGACTTCGGCTCCCAGCCGGCCGTCCGCGGGGTGGACCTGGCGCTCCGGCGCGGCGAGACCCTGGGCATCGTCGGCGAGTCCGGCTCCGGCAAGTCGGTCACCGCACTGGCCGTGCTCGGGCTGCTGCCCGGCACCGCGCGGGTCCGCGGCTCGGTGAAGCTGGAAGGCCGGGAACTGGTCGGCCTGCCGGGCCGGGAGCTCGCCGGACTGCGCGGGCGCAAGGTCGCGATGGTCTTCCAGGACCCGCTCTCCGCCTTTACCCCGGTCTACCGGATCGGCGACCAGATCGTCGAGGCGATCCGGATCCACCAGCGGCTGGACAAGGAGGCCGCTCGCAAGCGTGCGGCCGAACTGCTCGACCTGGTCGGCATTCCGGACCCGTCCCGCGCCCTGGACGCCTACCCGCACGAGTTCTCCGGCGGCATGCGGCAGCGCGCGATGATCGCCATGGCGATCGCCAACGACCCCGACATCCTGCTCGCCGACGAGCCCACCACCGCGCTCGACGTCACCATCCAGGCCCAGGTGCTGGACGTGCTGCGCACCGCGCAGCGCGAGACCGGCGCCGCGTTGGTGCTGGTCAGCCACGACCTCGGGGTGATCGCCGGGATGGCCGACCGGGTCGCGGTGATGTACGCGGGCCGGGTGGTGGAGACCGCCCCCGTGGACGAGCTGTTCGCCCACCCCCGGCACCCGTACACCCTCGGCCTGATCGGCGCCGTCCCCCGGCTGGACGCCGACGGCGGTCCGCTGGTGCCGATCCCCGGTCAGCCGCCGGCGCTCGGCTCGGTCGGTCCCGGCTGCCCGTTCGCCGACCGCTGCCCGCTGGTGCAGGACCGCTGCCGGCAGGCCGAACCCGAACTGACCGGCACCGGTGACCACTTGGCCGCCTGCGTCCGGGCCGACGAACTGGCCGAGCGCCGCCCCCGGCCGGAGGAGGTCTACCCCGTCCCGCCGCTGCCCGCCGCCGATCCGACGCCCCGCGCTGAGCGGGAACCGGTGCTGCGGGTGACCGGGCTGACCAAGACCTTCCCGGTCCTGAAGGGCACCGTCTTCAAGCGCCGGGTCGGCTCGGTCTACGCGGTGGACGGGGTCGAGCTCGACATCCGCCGGGGCGAGACGCTCGGGCTGGTCGGGGAGTCGGGCTCGGGCAAGTCGACGACGCTGTTCGAGCTGCTCAACCTCGGCAAGCCCGAGGGCGGCCGGATCGAACTGCTCGGCCAGGACACCGCGAAGCTCGACCGGGCCGGAGCGCACCGGCTGCGCGGTGAGGTGCAGATCGTCTTCCAGGACCCGATGGCCAGCCTCGACCCCCGGCTGCCGATCGGCGACGTGATCGCCGAACCGCTGCTCGCCCAGGGCGCGGCCCGCGAGCTGATCAACCGTCGGGTCCCCGAACTGCTCCGGCAGGTCGGGCTCGACCCCGCGTACGCCGCCCGCTACCCGCACCAGTTCTCGGGCGGCCAGCGGCAGCGGATCTCGATCGCGCGGGCGCTGGCGGTGCAGCCCCGACTACTGGTGCTGGACGAACCGGTCTCCGCGCTGGACGTCTCGGTGCAGGCCGGCGTGCTCAACCTGCTGCAGCAGCTCAAGGCCGACCTCGGCCTGGCCTACCTGTTCGTCTCGCACGACCTCTCGGTGATCCGCCACCTCTGCGACCGGATCAGCGTGATGTACCTAGGCCGCACCGTCGAAGCCGGCGCGGCAGCCGAGGTCTTCGCCCACCCCCGCCACCCGTACACCCAGGCCCTCCTCTCGGCCGTACCCCTCCCCGACCCGGCAGCCGAACGGGCCCGCACCCGCGTCCTCCTCCCGGGCGACCCACCCTCGCCGACCGAACGGCGGACCGGCTGCGCGTTCCGCACTCGGTGCCCGTTGTACGCCACCCTCGACGCCGGCCGACAGGGTCACTGTGAGTCGACAACACCAGTTCTGGAGAGCGGAGTTGCCTGCCATCACGGTTAG
- the pflA gene encoding pyruvate formate-lyase-activating protein translates to MAVLLGTDIPVGPPAGSVHSWDLSTGVDGPGTRFVTFLAGCPLNCLYCHNPDTIKMRNGKRTGADEVLAEAAKYTTFIRASGGGATVSGGEPLLQPVFAGELFHRFKHELGLHTALDTSGFLGARATDALLADVDLVLLDIKSWDRELYRKVTGRQLDPTLDFARRLADLGKEVWVRFVLVPGLTDPAENVAGVASFAASLGNVSRVDVLPFHKLGAAKYEALGQDFALADTPSPTPDQVAATRAVFARHGLNAI, encoded by the coding sequence ATGGCCGTCCTGCTCGGCACCGACATCCCGGTCGGCCCGCCCGCGGGCTCGGTGCACTCCTGGGACCTCTCCACCGGAGTGGACGGCCCCGGCACCCGCTTCGTCACCTTCCTCGCCGGGTGCCCGCTGAACTGCCTGTACTGCCACAACCCCGACACCATCAAGATGCGCAACGGCAAGCGCACCGGCGCCGACGAGGTGCTGGCCGAGGCCGCGAAGTACACCACCTTCATCCGGGCCTCCGGCGGCGGCGCCACCGTCAGCGGCGGCGAACCCCTGCTCCAGCCGGTCTTCGCCGGCGAGCTGTTCCACCGCTTCAAGCACGAACTCGGCCTGCACACCGCGCTGGACACCTCCGGCTTCCTCGGCGCCCGGGCCACCGACGCGCTGCTCGCCGACGTCGACCTGGTGCTACTGGACATCAAGTCCTGGGACCGCGAGCTCTACCGCAAGGTCACCGGACGGCAGTTGGACCCGACCCTGGACTTCGCCCGGCGGCTCGCCGACCTCGGCAAGGAGGTCTGGGTGCGGTTCGTCCTGGTGCCCGGCCTGACCGACCCGGCGGAGAACGTGGCGGGCGTCGCCTCCTTCGCCGCCTCGCTCGGCAACGTCTCCCGGGTCGACGTGCTGCCGTTCCACAAGCTGGGCGCCGCCAAGTACGAGGCCCTGGGCCAGGACTTCGCGCTCGCCGACACCCCGTCGCCGACCCCGGACCAGGTGGCCGCCACACGCGCCGTCTTCGCCCGGCACGGCCTGAACGCCATCTGA